A stretch of the Manis pentadactyla isolate mManPen7 chromosome 16, mManPen7.hap1, whole genome shotgun sequence genome encodes the following:
- the TBCC gene encoding tubulin-specific chaperone C, giving the protein MESVGSSAAAVGNGDMGSQRALSLVPERLQRREQERQLEMERRKQKRQDQEVEEEKSDFFVAAFARERAAVEELLEDGESVEQLEKAAARLQGLQKLINDSVMFLASYDLRQGQEALARLQAALAQRRQELQPKKRFAFKTRRKDAVSVSKVDTAPDARAVEDILAAPPPLQEKGGSGSSWVFGFSGLESQTLEKRAEELHQRDVLLTELSNCTVKLYGNPNTLRLTKARNCTVLCGPVSTSVFLEDCSDCALAVACQQLRVHTTRDTRIFLQVTSRAIVEDCSGIQFSPYTWSYSGIDKDFEASGLDRSKSNWNKVDDFNWLARDVASPNWSILPEDERMIQWD; this is encoded by the coding sequence ATGGAGTCTGTGGGTTCCTCCGCTGCCGCCGTGGGGAACGGGGACATGGGGTCCCAGCGGGCCCTGAGCCTGGTGCCTGAGCGGCTTCAGAGACGAGAACAAGAGCGTCAACTGGAGATGGAAAGGCGGAAGCAAAAGCGGCAGGATCAGGAGGTAGAGGAGGAGAAGAGCGACTTTTTCGTCGCCGCCTTCGCTCGGGAACGAGCGGCGGTGGAAGAGCTTCTGGAGGACGGGGAGTCCGTCGAGCAGCTGGAGAAAGCGGCCGCTAGGCTCCAGGGCCTGCAGAAACTTATCAACGATTCGGTTATGTTCCTGGCCTCCTACGACCTGCGTCAGGGACAAGAGGCGCTGGCGCGGCTTCAGGCGGCCCTGGCCCAGCGGCGCCAGGAGCTGCAGCCCAAGAAGCGTTTCGCGTTTAAGACCCGGAGAAAGGACGCTGTTTCCGTATCCAAAGTAGACACGGCTCCTGACGCCCGGGCGGTGGAAGACATCCTGGCAGCCCCTCCGCCCTTGCAAGAGAAGGGAGGCTCCGGCTCCAGCTGGGTCTTCGGCTTTTCCGGCCTGGAGTCCCAAACcttggagaagagagcagaggaGCTGCACCAACGCGACGTCCTGTTGACCGAACTGAGCAACTGCACAGTCAAACTGTATGGCAATCCCAATACCCTGCGTCTGACCAAGGCCCGAAACTGCACGGTGCTCTGCGGCCCGGTGTCCACTTCTGTGTTCCTGGAGGACTGCAGTGACTGCGCGCTGGCCGTAGCCTGCCAGCAACTCCGCGTACACACCACGAGAGACACCCGCATCTTCCTGCAGGTGACTAGCAGGGCCATCGTGGAGGACTGCAGTGGGATCCAGTTCTCCCCTTACACCTGGAGCTACTCGGGGATCGACAAGGACTTCGAGGCCTCTGGGTTAGATAGGAGCAAAAGTAACTGGAACAAGGTTGATGATTTCAACTGGCTGGCCCGGGATGTGGCCTCCCCAAACTGGAGTATTCTTCCTGAAGACGAGCGAATGATCCAGTGGGACTAA